One genomic window of Coffea eugenioides isolate CCC68of chromosome 1, Ceug_1.0, whole genome shotgun sequence includes the following:
- the LOC113767442 gene encoding uncharacterized protein LOC113767442: MVVVEAMHKAGGMALFWKDEVKILEVLMTSFTIEAHVEDMEANTDWWFIGIYASCDHQIRKEQWKVLANRKRLWGDRWMIAGDFNDLVSNDEKWGGIRREEKSFHDFRDFINGNYLLDIGFIGHPWTWCNNWEEEGEVKQRLDRGLCTYPWFQVFDKVNCRHIDSYASDHSILMFDTMMSSSRRKHRFFFDKRWLKREDIGEVIRIAWEQQVEGSRMYQVATKIKNCRVALLKWKNNFQANSRDKIELIKKQLCDLKEVRGNSRNISMAALKKELSKAYKEEEKHWQQKSRIQWLKEGDKNTKFFHASVQGRRRRNSLHKLQREDGTWTESEEELSTEIAGYYRILLDSNEGGDLNEVLHGIPHTITDELNRNLLKPVLEEEIKSVIFSMNPEKAPGIDDSYISKAIQTHKQILDNIMVSHEYMHYLKNKKQGKDGFMAVKLDMSKAYDRVEWSFLEAIMEKMGFDCKWRNWVMECVKSVSYSFNINGEVKEFVIPKRGIRQGDPLSPYLFLLCSEGLSNLIRKAADSKKLAGMKISRQGPSITHLLFADDSVIFCKANLDQANELRRVLKVYGMGLGQEINLEKSSILFSKNVRPQLMDEICQTMGNMQRVSQGKYLGLPMVVSGSKQQLFGFIKTSIHQRMLKWKNRLLSAAGKETMLKSVALAMPTYTMSCFQLPSKLCKEISSLMANYWWGEANGKNKIHWCAWKKLTRNKYMGGLGFKDLMAYNTALLGKQVWRMLTQPNLLVSQVMKAKYFPRSSIFKCKVPNNASWIWRSLMGARELVEQGTRRKIGNGRKTNIWEDRWIPDTLDGRVTTPRNSDNALQQVHELICQKRWNRNLVFKHFNKKDTETILTIPVSLAGKEDANFWIKGAGGHYSVSSGYKLLVMNKDIRQQRNQLEGSTTLENQSQRLWKDLWKLKVKQKQKVFLWKCLNNALPVRDIIFRRIKVGDPICNRCGEDRETIEHTLLNCSKVKQTWKLAPIQWEGMMEHQGCFRRWWIEILDARTRAEGWQHIALSVHILWQIWKDRNEEEFNGKESHPWKTIQKAHQEWLELGEIDRKGTSMSTDETEALHQQNQQRNPEHGCLILRIGITRDMTKSCFGIGITLQEGNQGAKRGWTLRESSSGSGLLDEATALKLAMCKAATLQFRDVQFQVPNRQLLNQVRTAGVSDIRLATVVDDILQLRDLFHKCSFCLVHNDNNQLSTKLSKYALGIILDEEHWFP, from the exons ATGGTGGTAGTTGAGGCTATGCATAAGGCAGGAGGTATGGCTCTTTTCTGGAAAGATGAGGTGAAAATTCTTGAGGTCCTTATGACTTCCTTTACCATTGAAGCTCACGTGGAGGATATGGAAGCTAATACTGATTGGTGGTTTATAGGAATTTACGCGAGCTGTGATCATCAGATTAGAAAAGAACAATGGAAAGTCTTAGCTAATCGGAAAAGATTGTGGGGAGATAGATGGATGATAGCTGGGGATTTTAATGATTTAGTCTCCAATGACGAAAAGTGGGGAGGGATTCGTAGAGAGGAGAAATCCTTTCATGACTTCAGAGATTTTATTAATGGAAATTATTTGCTGGATATTGGATTTATTGGTCATCCGTGGACTTGGTGCAACAATTGGGAGGAAGAGGGAGAAGTCAAACAAAGGTTGGATAGAGGTCTTTGCACCTACCCCTGGTTTCAGGTGTTTGATAAGGTCAATTGCAGGCATATTGATTCTTATGCCTCGGATCATAGCATCCTGATGTTCGACACAATGATGAGCTCGAGCAGAAGGAAACACAGGTTCTTTTTCGATAAAAGATGGTTAAAACGAGAGGACATTGGGGAGGTAATCAGGATTGCTTGGGAACAGCAGGTGGAGGGGTCAAGGATGTATCAAGTGGCTACAAAGATTAAGAACTGCCGTGTAGCTCTCCTAAAATGGAAGAACAACTTCCAAGCTAACTCTAGGGACAAGATTGAGCTTATTAAAAAGCAGCTATGCGACTTGAAAGAAGTTAGAGGGAACTCTAGAAATATTAGTATGGCTGCCCTTAAGAAAGAGTTAAGTAAGGCTTACAAGGAAGAAGAGAAGCACTGGCAACAGAAATCAAGGATACAATGGCTCAAGGAAGGAGACAAAAATACAAAGTTTTTTCATGCATCTGTACAGGGAAGGAGAAGGAGAAACAGCTTGCATAAACTCCAGAGAGAGGATGGAACATGGACAGAGAGTGAGGAGGAGTTGAGTACTGAAATAGCAGGTTACTATAGGATTTTGCTGGACAGTAATGAGGGAGGGGACTTAAATGAGGTTTTGCATGGTATTCCCCATACCATCACTGATGAATTGAATAGAAACCTGTTAAAACCAGTGTTGGAAGAAGAAATAAAATCTGTAATTTTCTCTATGAATCCAGAAAAAGCCCCTGGGATTGATG ATTCCTACATCTCTAAAGCAATTCAGACCCATAA GCAGATTCTTGATAATATTATGGTCTCTCATGAGTACATGCATTATTTAAAAAACAAGAAACAAGGTAAGGATGGGTTTATGGCAGTGAAGCTTGACATGTCCAAGGCGTACGATCGAGTTGAATGGAGTTTCTTGGAGGCAATAATGGAAAAAATGGGCTTCGACTGTAAATGGAGGAACTGGGTTATGGAGTGTGTGAAGTCTGTGTCGTACTCGTTTAATATAAACGGGGAGGTTAAAGAGTTTGTAATTCCAAAAAGAGGAATTAGACAAGGGGACCCTCTATCCCCTTATCTATTCCTTCTGTGCTCTGAGGGACTATCCAACCTTATCAGGAAGGCGGCAGATTCTAAGAAGCTCGCAGGGATGAAAATTAGTAGACAGGGACCTAGTATAACACACCTTCTCTTTGCGGATGACTCTGTGATCTTTTGCAAAGCTAATCTGGATCAGGCAAATGAGTTAAGGAGGGTGCTGAAAGTGTATGGCATGGGGTTAGGTCAGGAGATAAATTTGGAAAAGTCTTCCATACTCTTCAGTAAGAATGTCAGGCCACAATTGATGGACGAGATCTGTCAAACCATGGGGAATATGCAAAGAGTTAGTCAGGGCAAGTATCTTGGACTACCAATGGTAGTTTCAGGATCAAAACAACAGCTTTTTGGATTTATTAAGACTTCCATACACCAGCGAATGCTAAAGTGGAAAAACAGGTTATTAAGTGCAGCTGGTAAGGAAACAATGCTTAAATCTGTGGCTTTAGCTATGCCAACGTACACCATGTCCTGTTTCCAGCTGCCATCCAAATTGTGTAAGGAAATTAGTTCCTTAATGGCAAATTACTGGTGGGGGGAGGCAAATGGTAAGAATAAAATACATTGGTGTGCATGGAAAAAGCTTACTCGAAACAAGTACATGGGAGGTTTAGGCTTCAAAGATCTGATGGCTTACAATACAGCTCTCCTTGGCAAGCAGGTGTGGAGGATGCTAACACAACCTAATTTGCTGGTTAGTCAAGTCATGAAGGCAAAATATTTTCCACGATCATCTATATTCAAGTGCAAAGTTCCCAACAATGCTTCTTGGATTTGGAGGAGTCTTATGGGGGCCCGGGAGTTGGTGGAACAAGGAACCAGACGCAAGATAGGAAATGGGAGGAAAACTAATATCTGGGAAGATAGGTGGATTCCGGATACACTTGATGGAAGAGTGACAACCCCGAGAAATTCTGATAATGCACTTCAGCAAGTACATGAGCTAATTTGCCAGAAAAGATGGAACAGAAATCTAGTCTTCAAACACTTTAATAAAAAAGATACAGAAACTATCTTGACAATCCCTGTTAGTTTAGCAGGAAAGGAGGATGCAAACTTTTGGATAAAAGGGGCTGGTGGCCATTATTCAGTCAGCTCAGGGTACAAGCTACTGGTTATGAACAAAGATATCAGGCAGCAAAGGAACCAGCTGGAGGGTTCTACAACTCTGGAAAATCAATCCCAAAGGTTATGGAAGGACTTATGGAAACTGAAGGTGAAGCAGAAACAGAAGGTTTTCTTATGGAAATGCCTCAACAATGCACTGCCTGTGCGAGACATCATATTTCGAAGAATTAAAGTAGGTGATCCCATCTGCAACAGGTGTGGAGAAGACAGGGAAACTATTGAACATACCCTTTTGAATTGCAGCAAAGTTAAACAGACATGGAAGCTGGCCCCCATTCAATGGGAAGGTATGATGGAACACCAAGGCTGTTTCAGAAGATGGTGGATCGAAATTTTAGATGCAAGAACCAGAGCTGAAGGATGGCAACATATTGCTCTATCAGTCCATATTCTCTGGCAGATATGGAAAGACAGAAATGAGGAGGAGTTCAATGGTAAGGAAAGTCATCCATGGAAGACAATCCAGAAGGCGCACCAGGAATGGTTAGAACTTGGGGAAATAGATAGGAAGGGAACTAGTATGAGCACAGATGAAACAGAAGCTCTACATCAACAGAATCAGCAGCGAAATCCTGAACATGGGTGCTTGATATTGAGGATAGGAATAACTAGAGATATGACAAAGTCTTGCTTCGGTATTGGGATTACTTTGCAGGAAGGAAATCAAGGTGCAAAAAGAGGTTGGACACTACGAGAAAGCAGTTCAGGTTCAGGACTGCTAGACGAAGCAACTGCACTGAAGCTAGCAATGTGTAAAGCTGCGACTTTGCAATTCAGGGATGTGCAATTTCAAGTGCCAAACCGACAGCTCCTCAATCAGGTTCGAACAGCAGGTGTAAGCGATATCAGATTGGCTACTGTTGTGGACGATATTTTACAACTCAGAGATTTGTTTCATAAGTGCTCCTTTTGCCTAGTTCATAATGATAACAATCAACTAAGCACTAAGCTTAGTAAATATGCCTTGGGCATTATTCTAGATGAGGAACATTGGTTTCCTTAG